The following is a genomic window from Spirosoma foliorum.
TTGCGCTGGTAGGCATTGGCTTAGCCAATTGCACCAGTCAGTTTGAAACGCTAAATACGGACCCCACCAAAATCAGTAGCGTGGGTAGTACGGAGTACCCGTTTCTATTTGCCTACGCACTGATGACGCCTACCTTAAGTCCCGACAATTTTGAAGTGGGCGAAGGCACAATCGCATCGGTATATTCTCAGTTTTTCGCTCAGGCCGCTCAGTCGTTCCCAACCGACCGATATGTGGTTCGGCAGGATTGGATGCCCGCTTGCTGGAACCCCGCCTATACCTCGGCAGCCCCGCAGCTAAAAACGATCATGGCCGGGACATCTCCGCAATCGGCCGAGAATGCGGTGGCAAATGTCTGGTGGGTTTGGATGTTCCATCGGGTAACCGATTATTTCGGTCCCATTCCTTATTTCGATGCGGCTTCGGGAAAACGGTATATTGCCTACACGCCACAGGATTCGATTTACTATGATTTTTTCAAAAAATTAGACGCAGCCTCTACGGTTTTAAAAGCGCACGCAACCGATAAACCATTTGGTTCCTATGACCTCGTGTATGGCAAAAACGCCAATCCAGCCACAGCCTGGATGAAACTAGCCAACACCCTACGTCTACGCCTTGCCCTGCGAATCTCGAAAGTGAATCCAACATTGGCCAAACAGCAGGCCGAGGCTGCCGTAACAGCAGGCGTATTCACGGACATAGCCGACGACGCGTATATGCCCAAATCAACAACGACCTACAATGAATATAATGGTTTGGCTGTAACGGCAGGTTGGGACGATATTCGGATGAGCACCACAATGGAATCCATTTTAAAGGGCTATAACGATCCGCGACTGCCTATTTACTTCCAGCCATCGGTTACCACGGGTACCTACGAAGGGGTACGAAATGGGCTGTTTACCTCCGAAAAAATTATTCCGATCAACTCCAGACCCTACACGTCCAACATGGGCACACGCTGGGTTAACTGGGTTAACAATGACTGGAAAACGACCTATAATGTTTCGCAGGATTTGATGCACGCTGCCGAAGCCTACTTCCTGCGGGCCGAAGGTGCCCTAAACGGATGGTCTATGGGCGGAACGGCCGAAGATTTGTATAAAAAAGGAATTGTAACATCAATGGCTCAATGGGGCGTTACCGATCAGGCAGCCATTGCGGCTTATGTGATCAATACCTCCGTTCCAATTGCCCCCCAGGATGGAATGAATTCGCCAGCTGTAAACGACTACCCCGTAAAATGGAGCGCATCGACCGACATGCAGCGAAAACAAATTGCCCAACAAAAATGGCTGGCTC
Proteins encoded in this region:
- a CDS encoding SusD/RagB family nutrient-binding outer membrane lipoprotein, translating into MLKRLNSLYSATTKLVVLALVGIGLANCTSQFETLNTDPTKISSVGSTEYPFLFAYALMTPTLSPDNFEVGEGTIASVYSQFFAQAAQSFPTDRYVVRQDWMPACWNPAYTSAAPQLKTIMAGTSPQSAENAVANVWWVWMFHRVTDYFGPIPYFDAASGKRYIAYTPQDSIYYDFFKKLDAASTVLKAHATDKPFGSYDLVYGKNANPATAWMKLANTLRLRLALRISKVNPTLAKQQAEAAVTAGVFTDIADDAYMPKSTTTYNEYNGLAVTAGWDDIRMSTTMESILKGYNDPRLPIYFQPSVTTGTYEGVRNGLFTSEKIIPINSRPYTSNMGTRWVNWVNNDWKTTYNVSQDLMHAAEAYFLRAEGALNGWSMGGTAEDLYKKGIVTSMAQWGVTDQAAIAAYVINTSVPIAPQDGMNSPAVNDYPVKWSASTDMQRKQIAQQKWLALYPDGMEAWADVRRSGLPKLYPIVHSENTDLPSGTFIRRMPFLDSEKQTNASEVAKAVKLLGGPDNAATPLWWDKN